Proteins found in one Leptospira bouyouniensis genomic segment:
- a CDS encoding TraR/DksA family transcriptional regulator, translating to MPKPAAKSSAEKGVDKKFIEEVRELLQEKKESLLIKLNQWEDTSSPSGLKEMGDIADIASELNSEALTSVLTENEIETLREIELALEKIDNGTYGICEGTKKKIPLARLKAIPWTRFTVEFAEQMAKSRNRAGGYRMDSLSAYPTTGMDVDSLD from the coding sequence ATGCCGAAACCAGCTGCAAAATCCTCCGCCGAAAAGGGAGTCGACAAGAAGTTCATCGAAGAGGTGCGTGAGCTCCTCCAAGAGAAAAAAGAATCTCTTCTCATCAAACTCAACCAGTGGGAAGACACAAGTTCTCCTTCTGGCCTTAAGGAAATGGGAGATATTGCAGATATCGCATCCGAACTCAACTCAGAAGCCCTCACTTCTGTTTTGACTGAAAACGAAATTGAGACTCTTCGTGAGATTGAACTCGCGTTAGAAAAAATTGACAACGGAACCTATGGGATCTGTGAAGGGACTAAGAAAAAAATCCCTCTCGCTAGACTCAAAGCGATCCCGTGGACAAGATTCACTGTGGAATTTGCGGAACAAATGGCAAAAAGCCGCAACCGTGCTGGTGGTTACCGAATGGATTCCCTCTCGGCGTACCCAACCACAGGGATGGACGTAGATTCTCTCGACTAG
- the rpmG gene encoding 50S ribosomal protein L33, translated as MREIIKLTCVPCAIPGRSNYFQTKNKKTKSEKLVTKKYCKFCKSHTDHKESKV; from the coding sequence GAGAGAAATCATAAAACTAACCTGTGTCCCATGTGCGATACCTGGGCGGTCAAATTACTTCCAGACTAAAAACAAAAAGACAAAGTCGGAAAAACTTGTGACAAAAAAATATTGCAAATTCTGCAAATCTCATACGGATCACAAGGAATCCAAAGTCTAA